In the genome of Podospora pseudocomata strain CBS 415.72m chromosome 2 map unlocalized CBS415.72m_2.2, whole genome shotgun sequence, one region contains:
- a CDS encoding uncharacterized protein (EggNog:ENOG503P3T4; COG:S): MSIHASPLEESQDSVAQIRPPPPKADNWRDAVYFSTIIRHSSKIYEFFGISRSSISSSLTPPATVFMSAALTHQDTPQNGTGTTTSTTMSGLLPIQTGSTPTTQSWQSPKSDTGSYPSSNGPVEIARGQPPETQRQETESPVLPKVRRHGVYGMDRFKSGFKDEPDEPGRAQAGGIFPTRTISRTPTATSSRHASITRQRYTSDATQTLVDVEKTERVRAESLRRPSLHRRWGSLLQSASPLWFATPASLALLAMIMRLLPRISIDFRGLRTTSDVFFMGDLILFSIATPLFLLRVGFYPRRNLSLPIIERDSLQFAYLPLWATSFLGLVMFAGFVVAEGRVHPARGWGIAVYVCWWIGMVWAVATGFAILTVLMSSSSVKSKTAHGRFAPLLAVLGGVTGVATGALIGAALCLPGVGVRPEQHRIFDDRLAEPVIFFSICAVGAVLVLTMIVYSVLMHELLLVTGWPPPELTTAIFFFIGPLGQAGAALLFLGDAAGKVVFPPPANYGSDLGGVVPTVTDSGVSGDDGVAPAGGIAIQHKLSPSLATLPLNMIGLTFALLLAGMAITWLVLAFINLLHRMSRRELYWNSSWNGLVFNIATISITSLWLSLSLESPFFRIATCIFLILSLLTLLGNLVFLVWLAIKREYCVR; the protein is encoded by the exons ATGTCAATACACGCAAGTCCACTCGAAGAAAGCCAGGACAGCGTTGCCCAGATACGaccgccaccacccaagGCCGACAACTGGCGAGACGCAGTCTATTTTTCGACTATAATTCGGCACAGTTCCAAAATCTACGAGTTCTTTGGGATCTCGAGATCCTCAATATCATCGTCCCTAACTCCACCGGCCACTGTTTTCATGTCGGCTGCCCTCACACATCAGGACACCCCACAAAATGGAACTGGCACCACAACGAGCACAACCATGagcggcctcctccccatccagaCCGGAAGCACCCCCACAACGCAAAGTTGGCAAAGCCCCAAAAGTGATACGGGAAGCTATCCTAGCTCGAATGGGCCTGTTGAGATCGCTAGAGGGCAACCGCCAGAAACCCAACGCCAGGAAACTGAGAGTCCAGTGCTTCCAAAGGTTAGGCGCCATGGCGTGTACGGGATGGACAGGTTCAAAAGTGGCTTCAAAGACGAACCAGATGAGCCCGGGCGAGCACAGGCTGGCGGCATTTTCCCGACTCGCACGATATCACGCACCCCGACAGCGACAAGCAGTAGACACGCTAGCATCACTCGACAGCGGTACACGTCTGATGCGACGCAGACGctggtggatgtggaaaaGACGGAAAGGGTGAGGGCAGAGTCtttgaggaggccgagcctTCATCGTCGGTGGGGGAGCCTTTTGCAGAGCGCTTCCCCTCTGTG GTTTGCCACGCCAGCCTCCCTCGCGCTGCTGGCGATGATTATGCGCCTTCTTCCCAGGATATCGATCGACTTTCGAGGCCTCAGGACGACATCCGACGTTTTCTTCATGGGGGATTTGATCTTGTTTTCGATAGCCACTCCCTTGTTCCTCCTTCGAGTGGGGTTCTATCCCCGGCGAAATCTGTCGCTCCCGATCATTGAGCGCGATTCCCTTCAGTTTGCCTACCTTCCGCTCTGGGCGACTTCGTTCCTGGGTCTGGTCATGTTTGCGGGGTTTGTTGTCGCCGAGGGGAGAGTCCACCCGGCACGGGGGTGGGGCATAGCGGTGTATGTTTGCTGGTGGATAGGAATGGTGTGGGCTGTGGCGACAGGCTTTGCCATCCTCACGGTTCTCATGTCGAGCAGCAGCGTCAAATCCAAGACGGCGCACGGCAGGTTTGCGCCTCTGCTGGCCGTGTTGGGGGGTGTCACTGGCGTTGCGACTGGTGCGCTGATTGGGGCGGCGCTTTGTCTCCCTGGAGTCGGAGTGAGGCCGGAACAACACAGGATATTTGACGACAGGCTGGCTGAGCCGGTGATTTTCTTTTCGATTTGCGCCGTGGGGGCCGTGCTGGTTCTGACGATGATTGTCTACTCGGTTTTGATGcatgagctgctgctggtgaccGGTTGGCCACCACCGGAGCTGACGACAGCCATATTCTTCTTCATAGGCCCTCTCGGCCAAGCAGGAGCTGCGTTGCTCTTCCTTGGGGACGCTGCTGGCAAGGTTGTTTTTCCGCCGCCAGCAAACTACGGCTCTGATTTAGGAGGCGTTGTTCCCACGGTAACGGATTCAGGGGTTAGTGGAGACGATGGCGTGGCGCCAGCAGGGGGCATAGCGATACAGCACAAACTGAGCCCGTCCCTGGCGACTTTGCCCTTGAACATGATAGGGTTGACATTCGCCTTGCTTCTGGCAGGAATGGCCATCACTTGGCTGGTACTTGCGTTTATCAACCTGCTTCACCGCATGTCCAGGCGCGAACTGTACTGGAATTCGAGCTGGAACGGCCTCGTTTTTAACATtgccaccatctccatcacttCGCTCTGGCTAAGCTTGTCGTTGGAGTCGCCATTCTTTCGCATTGCGACTTGTATCTTTCTGATACTCTCGCTGTTAACTCTACTGGGTAATCTGGTGTTTCTCGTGTGGTTGGCTATCAAGCGCGAGTATTGTGTTAGGTGA
- a CDS encoding uncharacterized protein (EggNog:ENOG503P387) has protein sequence MKLAVAGSTGFVGAEVIRQALSDPQITSLVALGRRPVTTPQNLGPTADVSKLKSVIIDDFGADYPDSVKAELSNADACIWTIAITPAKSRSYPWEQTVKVCRDYAIKGIETISQLPRNNANGKPFRFVYISGYNCERDQTKKPMWPLRDYLLMRGDAESRILEFAQKSHGAVEVLIAKPGLIMGYGSIVPVIQRVLMTAVGIPKIAVQEIAAGLLDQVENGFERDTLMSEDLSRIAAKKRGKK, from the exons ATGAAACTCGCCGTCGCCGGATCAACAGGTTTCGTGGGGGCTGAGGTTATCCGTCAAGCCCTTTCCGATCCACAAATCACATCTCTTGTCGCGCTCGGCCGGCGCCCAGTTACCACTCCCCAGAACCTCGGACCAACTGCCGACGTCAGCAAGCTCAAATCGGTCATCATCGATGACTTTGGTGCGGATTACCCGGACAGTGTCAAAGCAGAGCTCTCCAACGCCGATGCGTGTATTTG GACGATCGCCATCACGCCGGCGAAATCCAGGTCGTACCCCTGGGAGCAAACCGTCAAGGTCTGTCGCGACTACGCCATCAAGGGCATCGAGACAATCAGTCAACTGCCGCGCAACAATGCAAACGGCAAGCCCTTTCGGTTCGTGTACATTAGTGGGTACAACTGTGAGCGAGACCAGACAAAGAAGCCCATGTGGCCTCTGCGAGATTACCTGCTGATGCGT GGGGATGCCGAGTCGCGCATTCTGGAGTTTGCACAAAAGTCCCATGGTGCCGTGGAAGTCCTTATTGCAAAGCCGGGCCTGATCATGGGGTATGGCAGCATTGTACCTGTCATCCAGCGAGTTTTGATGACGGCGGTTGGGATACCCAAGATTGCTGTTCAAGAGATAGCAGCTGGGTTGTTGGATCAAGTTGAGAATGGGTTTGAACGAGACACGTTGATGAGCGAAGATTTGTCGAGGATTGCCgcgaagaagaggggaaaaAAGTGA